In the genome of Conger conger chromosome 8, fConCon1.1, whole genome shotgun sequence, one region contains:
- the LOC133134525 gene encoding zinc-binding protein A33-like — protein MALETAMKTEDTSFLKDPELLSGALIDVAKHLGNLTFRVWEKMLGMVQYTPVTMDPNTAHAYLSLSYDLTTVRDTDTAQNCPDNPERFYPCLNVLGSEGFTSGKHSWEVKVGNKPKWDVGVVKESINRKGDITYSPERGFWVIRLRDGDKYSAAGGTDLTLKRKPQSIRVQLDYDRGEVSFFNSSDMSLIYTFKHTFTERVFPFFSPCLRDGGRNDEPLKICPVKVSVTVTSSQ, from the exons ATGGCTCTAGAGACAGCCATGAAGACCGAGGACACCTCCTTTTTAAAG gacccagagctgctctcaggggcgCTGATAGacgtggccaaacacctgggcaacctgacgttcagagtctgggagaagatgctggggatggtgcagtaca ctcctgtgacgatggaccccaacactgcacatgcctatctctctctctcttatgatctgaccactgtgagagacacagatacagcgcagaactgtcctgacaacccagagagATTTTACCCATGTTTAAAtgtgctgggatctgaggggtttacctcagggaaacacagctgggaggtgaaggTTGGGAATAAACCAAAGTGGGATGTAGGAGTGGTGAAAGAGTCCATCAACAGGAAGGGAGATATAACATACAGCCCAGAGAGAGGATTCTGGGTCATAAGGCTGAGGGATGGTGATAagtacagtgcagcaggaggtactgacctcacactgaagaggaaaccccagagcatcagggtgcagctggactatgacaggggggaggtgtccttcttcaactccagtgacatgtcactcatttacacttttaaacacacatttactgagagGGTGTTCCCATTCTTCTCTCCCTGTTTGAGAGATGGTGGTAGGAACGATGAGCCCCTGAAAATCTGCCCAGTGAAAGTCTCAGTAACAGTGACATCATCCCagtga